In Kaistella faecalis, a genomic segment contains:
- a CDS encoding flavin reductase family protein gives MKTISPKDLNNLQLQTLLQTAIAPRPIALASTIDRDGNVNLSPFSFFNLFSTNPPVVIFSPSRRVRDNTTKHTLENVHEVGEVVIGIVNYNIVQQISLASTEYEKNVNEFVKAGLTMKDADLVKAKLIEECPVNLECKVLEIKALGSEGGAGNLVICEVLRIHVREEYLNEEGNLDQKKLDLVARLGGNWYSRNNENNLFEVPKPLVTKGIGFDLLPNEIKYSKVFTGNDLGMLANTEQLPQGNFSGDEQIHSEARKFLLENNIEAAWKILTGNI, from the coding sequence ATGAAAACAATCTCTCCAAAAGACTTAAATAATTTACAGTTACAGACGCTTTTGCAGACTGCAATTGCGCCACGTCCCATTGCGCTCGCATCAACAATTGACAGAGACGGAAATGTGAATTTAAGTCCATTCAGTTTTTTCAATTTATTCAGCACCAACCCGCCGGTGGTGATTTTTTCACCGTCAAGACGAGTACGCGATAATACGACGAAACATACGCTGGAAAACGTTCATGAAGTTGGTGAAGTCGTTATTGGCATTGTAAATTATAACATTGTTCAGCAGATTTCGCTCGCGTCCACTGAATACGAGAAAAATGTCAATGAATTTGTAAAAGCGGGCTTAACGATGAAAGATGCAGATTTGGTAAAAGCAAAACTCATCGAAGAATGTCCGGTCAATCTTGAATGCAAAGTTCTTGAAATTAAAGCATTGGGAAGCGAAGGCGGAGCAGGAAATCTGGTAATCTGTGAAGTTCTTAGAATTCACGTGCGTGAAGAATATCTGAATGAAGAAGGAAATCTTGATCAGAAAAAACTGGATTTAGTTGCGAGATTAGGCGGAAACTGGTATTCCAGAAACAACGAAAACAATCTGTTCGAAGTTCCGAAACCTTTAGTAACAAAAGGAATCGGGTTCGATTTACTACCTAATGAAATAAAATACAGCAAAGTATTTACCGGTAACGATCTGGGAATGCTGGCAAACACTGAACAACTGCCTCAAGGTAATTTTTCAGGTGATGAACAAATCCATTCAGAAGCGAGAAAATTTCTTCTGGAAAACAATATCGAAGCCGCCTGGAAGATATTAACGGGTAATATCTAA
- a CDS encoding M13 family metallopeptidase produces the protein MKRITISALAFSGIVFLNSCGTTKSAETSTDNAQTEQTPVKAEPIKEEGLNLSYMDNSVRAQDDFFSYVNGNWIKTAEIPSDKSSWGSFNALREDVDVASLDILNKILTDNFSAGSEGQKIQALYGTFMNWDKRNADGIAPIKADLAKIDQLKTIADLQKYLIEATKTGDNPLYAWRVGADLKNSKMNAVYFGGPSLGLGRDYYQKENEANTKTLNEYKNYVAQLFTVLGYKNADQTAQRVVAFEKQLAANLLTNEQNRDANLRYNPKTVAELPSLVKSINLPDYLKKAGVNTDKVIVSELKYLQTMDSWMNERTLPLIKEYMKARLVAGNASNLDQKLDDINFNFYSKYLQGQKEQRSMDKRGLGVINGTLGEAFGKLYVEKYFPAEAKAQMETYISYLKKGFEHHIANLDWMSAETKVKAQEKLSKFSVKIAYPDTWKDYSKLQLTAPADGGTYYSNLQKVSEWQYAKNLDKVGKAVDKTEWGMSPQTVNAYYSGSNNEIVFPAAILQPPFFNFKADPAVNFGGIGAVIGHEISHGFDDSGSRFDGDGNLNNWWTDADRKNFDAKVGELAAQYDKYEPVKGSFVNGKFTSGENIGDLGGVAVAYTALQMYLKDHGNPGLISGFTQDQRFFMSWATVWRTKSTEQYMVNQVKTDPHSPGYFRAFGPLVNQDSFYKAFDVKPGDKLYKAPEERIKIW, from the coding sequence ATGAAAAGAATTACAATAAGCGCGCTGGCGTTTTCAGGAATCGTTTTCCTGAATTCCTGCGGAACCACCAAATCAGCTGAGACAAGCACTGATAATGCACAAACCGAGCAAACTCCCGTGAAAGCAGAACCTATCAAAGAAGAAGGTCTTAATCTTTCTTATATGGACAATTCAGTTCGTGCGCAGGATGATTTTTTCAGCTACGTCAACGGTAACTGGATCAAAACCGCAGAAATCCCTTCGGATAAATCTAGTTGGGGTAGTTTCAATGCGCTGCGCGAGGATGTAGATGTAGCCTCTTTAGATATTCTGAATAAAATCTTAACCGATAATTTTTCGGCGGGTTCTGAAGGACAGAAAATTCAGGCACTTTACGGTACATTCATGAACTGGGACAAGAGAAATGCCGATGGAATCGCTCCAATCAAGGCGGATCTTGCTAAAATTGACCAGCTTAAAACAATTGCAGATCTGCAGAAATATCTAATTGAAGCAACCAAAACCGGCGACAATCCTCTGTACGCTTGGCGTGTAGGTGCAGATTTAAAAAATTCTAAAATGAATGCCGTTTATTTTGGAGGTCCAAGTTTAGGTTTAGGCCGAGATTATTACCAGAAAGAAAACGAAGCCAACACCAAAACACTCAACGAGTACAAAAATTATGTTGCGCAGCTTTTCACTGTTTTGGGTTATAAAAATGCGGATCAAACTGCGCAGAGAGTTGTAGCTTTCGAAAAGCAACTTGCTGCAAACTTGTTGACCAACGAGCAGAACCGTGATGCAAACCTTCGTTATAATCCGAAAACGGTTGCAGAACTTCCGTCTTTGGTAAAGAGCATCAACCTTCCGGATTATCTTAAAAAAGCCGGGGTAAATACCGATAAAGTAATCGTAAGCGAACTGAAATATCTTCAGACCATGGATTCCTGGATGAATGAGCGCACGCTTCCATTGATTAAAGAGTACATGAAAGCAAGACTGGTTGCAGGAAACGCAAGTAATCTGGATCAGAAGCTTGATGACATCAACTTTAACTTCTATTCAAAATATTTGCAGGGTCAGAAAGAGCAAAGATCCATGGATAAAAGAGGTTTAGGAGTAATTAACGGAACTTTAGGCGAAGCTTTCGGAAAACTGTATGTTGAAAAATATTTCCCTGCTGAAGCAAAAGCCCAGATGGAAACTTACATCAGCTACCTGAAAAAAGGTTTCGAACACCATATTGCAAACCTGGACTGGATGTCGGCTGAAACCAAGGTAAAAGCACAGGAAAAACTCTCGAAATTCAGCGTTAAAATCGCTTATCCAGATACCTGGAAAGATTATTCTAAACTTCAACTCACAGCACCTGCCGATGGTGGAACGTATTATTCAAACCTTCAGAAAGTTTCAGAATGGCAGTATGCGAAGAATTTAGACAAAGTTGGGAAAGCAGTTGACAAAACCGAGTGGGGAATGTCGCCACAAACTGTAAATGCTTACTACAGTGGTTCCAATAACGAAATTGTTTTCCCAGCTGCGATTCTGCAGCCGCCTTTTTTTAACTTCAAAGCAGATCCTGCAGTGAATTTCGGTGGAATTGGTGCGGTAATCGGTCACGAAATTTCTCACGGTTTCGATGATTCAGGATCAAGATTTGATGGCGACGGAAACCTGAACAACTGGTGGACAGACGCTGACCGCAAAAACTTCGATGCGAAAGTAGGGGAGCTCGCGGCACAATATGATAAATACGAGCCGGTGAAAGGCAGTTTCGTGAACGGAAAATTCACAAGCGGAGAAAACATCGGTGATTTGGGTGGTGTTGCAGTGGCGTACACCGCATTGCAAATGTACCTGAAAGATCACGGAAATCCGGGATTAATCAGTGGTTTCACTCAGGATCAGCGATTTTTCATGAGCTGGGCAACGGTTTGGAGAACCAAGTCAACCGAGCAGTATATGGTGAATCAGGTGAAAACCGATCCGCATTCGCCCGGTTATTTCAGGGCTTTTGGACCTTTGGTTAATCAGGATTCGTTCTACAAAGCGTTCGATGTGAAGCCGGGAGATAAACTTTATAAAGCACCGGAAGAAAGAATTAAAATCTGGTAA
- a CDS encoding homogentisate 1,2-dioxygenase, with the protein MRYHQSGKIPQKRHTVFKSENDHFYYEQLFGTEGFHGISSLLYHIHRPTQIKSISEPKDVTPKIAVGKNVTPRMFKGMNVTAEDDFLDSRKILMLNNDLKMGLAKPRKSTEYFYKNAECDEMLFVHEGSGVLKTFVGNLEFSVGDYLIIPRGTIYQLELNSENNVFLIVESHSPIYTPKRYRNEFGQLLEHSPFCERDIETPTFVEPKDEKGDFLIKVKKENQIWDFVYATHPFDVVGWDGFFYPFKFNIKNFEPITGRLHLPPPIHQTFEAHNFVVCSFVARMYDYHPLAIPAPYNHSNIDSDEVLFYTEGDFMSRNHIDLMDFTLHPGGIVHGPHPGAMERSIGKKFTEEYAVMVDPFRPLQLTEEALKVEDPTYMTSWLEDIENHLEDRSQE; encoded by the coding sequence ATGCGCTATCACCAGTCCGGTAAAATTCCTCAGAAAAGACATACGGTTTTTAAATCCGAAAACGACCATTTTTATTACGAACAGCTTTTCGGGACTGAAGGTTTTCACGGAATTTCCTCACTTCTCTATCATATTCACCGCCCGACACAGATAAAATCGATCAGCGAACCGAAAGATGTTACGCCAAAAATAGCTGTCGGTAAAAATGTGACTCCACGTATGTTTAAGGGAATGAATGTGACCGCTGAAGACGATTTTCTCGACAGCCGCAAGATTCTTATGCTGAATAACGACCTGAAAATGGGTCTCGCAAAACCTAGAAAATCAACCGAATATTTCTATAAAAATGCGGAGTGCGATGAAATGCTTTTCGTACATGAAGGCAGCGGAGTTCTGAAAACCTTTGTCGGGAATCTGGAATTTTCTGTTGGTGATTACCTTATCATTCCCCGCGGAACGATTTATCAGCTTGAACTGAACTCAGAAAATAATGTTTTTCTGATTGTAGAAAGCCACTCGCCCATTTACACACCAAAACGGTACAGAAACGAATTCGGTCAACTGCTCGAACATTCCCCTTTCTGTGAAAGAGATATTGAAACACCAACTTTTGTGGAACCAAAAGATGAAAAAGGCGATTTTCTCATTAAAGTAAAGAAGGAAAATCAAATCTGGGATTTCGTCTATGCAACGCATCCGTTTGACGTTGTGGGCTGGGACGGATTTTTCTATCCTTTCAAATTCAACATCAAAAATTTCGAACCGATCACCGGAAGGCTTCACCTGCCGCCGCCGATTCACCAGACTTTCGAGGCGCATAATTTCGTTGTCTGCTCTTTTGTAGCGCGAATGTACGATTATCATCCGCTTGCGATTCCTGCTCCTTATAACCACTCCAACATCGATTCAGATGAAGTACTTTTTTATACGGAAGGTGACTTCATGAGCAGAAATCATATCGATCTGATGGATTTCACGCTGCATCCGGGCGGCATTGTTCACGGACCGCATCCGGGCGCTATGGAACGCAGCATCGGGAAAAAATTCACCGAAGAATACGCGGTGATGGTTGATCCTTTCCGACCTTTGCAGCTCACGGAGGAAGCCCTGAAAGTGGAAGATCCTACTTACATGACTTCCTGGCTGGAAGATATTGAAAATCATCTTGAAGACAGATCTCAGGAATAA
- a CDS encoding TerC family protein, with translation MDFISIIDLPNFADPQIWISLLTLTFLEIVLGVDNIIFISIISDKLPKEKQRFARNLGLAFAMIFRVALLLMINWIIGLKEPVLTLDWFNEPGTDLPLALSWKDIILLGGGIFLIAKSTFEIHGKMSGHDDVPKPKSSASSLMTMVILQIIVIDMVFSLDSILTAIGLVDNVLLMIIAVVISIGIMMAFAGPISAIINKYPSLQMLALSFLVVIGVMLVAEGIHQHVSKNIIYSCLAFSLAVEMLNIKFRNKQKQKYLKLNPDLNDDLSIREEDK, from the coding sequence ATGGATTTTATATCAATTATTGATTTACCCAATTTTGCCGACCCCCAAATATGGATCAGTTTACTCACATTAACTTTTCTGGAAATTGTACTTGGAGTCGACAACATTATCTTTATTTCAATCATTTCCGACAAACTGCCGAAGGAAAAGCAGCGTTTTGCGAGAAATCTCGGGCTTGCGTTTGCAATGATTTTCCGTGTCGCACTACTCCTCATGATCAACTGGATTATAGGCCTGAAAGAACCGGTTCTTACTCTCGACTGGTTTAATGAACCAGGAACTGATCTACCGCTTGCATTAAGTTGGAAAGACATTATTCTTCTGGGTGGTGGTATTTTCTTGATCGCAAAAAGTACTTTCGAAATTCATGGGAAAATGTCCGGCCACGACGATGTGCCGAAACCAAAGTCCAGTGCATCAAGCTTGATGACAATGGTAATTCTTCAGATTATCGTGATCGATATGGTATTTTCTTTAGATTCTATTTTAACAGCGATTGGATTGGTAGATAATGTTTTACTGATGATTATCGCAGTGGTGATTTCAATAGGAATTATGATGGCGTTTGCCGGACCGATTTCAGCAATTATCAACAAATATCCTAGTCTGCAGATGCTGGCACTGTCGTTCCTTGTAGTAATCGGCGTAATGTTGGTGGCAGAAGGAATTCACCAGCATGTAAGCAAGAATATCATCTATTCGTGTCTTGCGTTCAGTTTGGCTGTAGAAATGCTTAATATTAAATTCAGAAATAAGCAGAAACAGAAATATCTTAAACTTAATCCGGATTTAAATGATGATTTAAGCATCCGCGAAGAAGACAAATAA
- the hppD gene encoding 4-hydroxyphenylpyruvate dioxygenase, producing the protein MSTLTFAEKIAQAENFLPINGTDYIEFYVGNAKQAAHFYKTAFGFQSVAYAGPETGVRDRASYVVQQGKIRLVLTSGLNSDSPICEHQKKHGDGVKILALWVDDAYSAFEETTKRGAKPYLEPQTLTDEHGEVRMSGIYTYGETVHMFVERKNYSGDFMPGYQKWESNYNPTDVGLLYVDHCVGNVGWDRMIPTVEWYEKVMGFVNILSFDDKQINTEYSALMSKVMSNGNGFAKFPINEPAEGKKKSQVEEYLDFYEGEGVQHIAVATKDIIKTVTELKARGIEFLPAPPNAYYEMVPERVGQIDEDIKKLEDLGILIDCDEEGYLLQIFTKPVEDRPTLFYEIIERHGAQSFGAGNFKALFEALEKEQERRGNL; encoded by the coding sequence ATGTCTACACTCACATTTGCCGAAAAAATAGCTCAGGCAGAAAATTTTTTACCGATTAATGGGACCGATTATATCGAATTTTATGTTGGAAATGCTAAACAGGCAGCGCACTTTTACAAAACCGCATTTGGTTTTCAGTCTGTAGCCTATGCCGGACCGGAAACAGGCGTTCGAGACAGAGCTTCTTATGTCGTTCAGCAGGGAAAAATTAGATTGGTTCTTACTTCCGGCCTCAACTCTGATTCACCCATTTGTGAGCATCAGAAAAAACACGGCGACGGTGTGAAAATTCTGGCACTTTGGGTGGATGATGCTTATTCCGCATTTGAAGAAACCACAAAACGTGGGGCTAAACCCTATCTTGAACCTCAAACGCTAACCGATGAACACGGCGAAGTCCGCATGTCCGGAATTTATACTTATGGTGAAACAGTTCACATGTTTGTAGAACGAAAAAATTACAGCGGCGATTTTATGCCGGGCTACCAGAAATGGGAAAGCAACTATAATCCAACCGATGTAGGGCTTCTGTATGTTGACCATTGTGTTGGAAATGTAGGTTGGGACCGAATGATTCCAACGGTTGAATGGTATGAGAAGGTAATGGGATTTGTGAATATTCTTAGTTTTGATGATAAACAGATCAACACCGAATACTCTGCGCTGATGAGTAAAGTAATGAGTAACGGAAACGGTTTCGCGAAATTCCCGATCAACGAACCGGCGGAAGGAAAGAAAAAATCCCAGGTGGAGGAGTATCTGGACTTCTATGAAGGCGAAGGCGTTCAGCACATCGCTGTAGCAACAAAAGACATCATTAAAACTGTTACCGAACTGAAAGCACGCGGAATTGAGTTCTTACCTGCTCCTCCAAATGCTTATTACGAAATGGTTCCTGAAAGAGTGGGCCAAATTGATGAAGATATCAAAAAACTGGAAGATTTAGGAATTCTTATCGATTGTGATGAAGAAGGTTATTTGTTACAGATCTTCACCAAACCGGTTGAAGACCGCCCTACTCTGTTCTACGAAATCATCGAAAGACATGGCGCGCAAAGCTTCGGTGCAGGAAATTTTAAAGCCCTTTTTGAAGCGTTAGAAAAAGAACAGGAAAGAAGAGGTAATCTTTAA
- a CDS encoding lysophospholipid acyltransferase family protein, producing MAKKNIFTDAFGNLYFLKRLIIIILGLVSYRRFNGFNKLKISGTENLVDLPDSNVLFVSNHQTYFADVAAMYHAFCSVNNGYLNTIKNPVYLLNPKVDFYYVAAEETMNKGFMTKIFKLAGAVTVKRTWRAEGANVNRMVDLTEVENIMKALDNGWVITFPQGTTSAFAQGRKGTAKLVKNQRPIVIPIKINGFRRAFDKKGLRVKVTGVKPTMEFKKPLEIDYDNDDAQTILTKIMVAIEQTEDFNVLHEYDQELKAQKTEEKSTLKS from the coding sequence ATGGCGAAGAAAAATATTTTCACAGATGCATTCGGCAATCTTTATTTCCTCAAAAGATTAATTATCATCATTTTGGGACTTGTATCTTACCGAAGATTCAATGGCTTCAACAAACTGAAAATTTCCGGCACCGAAAATCTGGTTGATCTGCCCGATTCCAACGTACTTTTCGTCTCGAACCACCAAACCTATTTTGCAGATGTAGCGGCGATGTACCATGCGTTCTGCTCGGTAAATAACGGTTATCTGAACACAATTAAAAATCCGGTTTACCTGCTGAATCCTAAAGTAGATTTCTATTATGTAGCTGCTGAAGAAACGATGAATAAAGGTTTTATGACCAAAATATTTAAACTTGCAGGCGCAGTAACCGTAAAAAGAACCTGGCGTGCTGAAGGCGCGAACGTGAACAGAATGGTAGATTTAACAGAAGTTGAAAATATCATGAAAGCGCTGGATAACGGTTGGGTAATTACTTTCCCACAGGGCACAACTTCAGCATTTGCGCAGGGCAGAAAAGGAACTGCAAAACTGGTGAAAAATCAGCGACCGATCGTAATTCCTATAAAAATCAATGGTTTCAGAAGAGCTTTCGATAAAAAAGGATTAAGAGTAAAAGTTACCGGTGTAAAGCCCACGATGGAATTCAAAAAGCCGTTGGAAATTGATTATGATAACGATGATGCGCAAACTATTTTAACAAAAATAATGGTCGCGATAGAACAAACTGAGGATTTCAACGTTTTACATGAATACGACCAGGAACTTAAAGCTCAAAAAACTGAAGAAAAATCTACTCTAAAATCATAA
- a CDS encoding alpha/beta hydrolase family protein has protein sequence MKIIIQKNIIVRNPTTRDFLADAYYAEEAKNLPLVIFVHGYKGYKDWGAWNLMAEKFSEAGFFFVKFNFSHNGTTVENPTEFDDLEAFGNNNFSKELSDLDALLAHFADHPSIDFSKIAIIGHSRGGGISVVKAYEDERIKVLVTLAGVSNFNYRFPSGDRLENWKNSGVMYSENQRTHQQMPHYYQFYEDFKQNEERFTIQYCAQHLEKPMLIIQGTEDDAVKDKEAFLLHDWCKKSELYIIEGANHTFGAKEPWMEQSLPLHLENTITETVRFLRKNL, from the coding sequence ATGAAAATAATCATTCAGAAAAACATTATTGTTCGCAATCCGACAACACGCGATTTCCTTGCAGACGCGTATTATGCTGAGGAAGCGAAAAATCTTCCGCTCGTAATTTTCGTTCATGGATACAAAGGTTACAAAGACTGGGGCGCGTGGAATCTAATGGCTGAAAAGTTTTCCGAAGCCGGTTTCTTTTTTGTGAAATTTAATTTCTCACACAACGGAACTACTGTAGAAAATCCTACAGAATTTGATGATTTGGAAGCTTTCGGAAATAATAACTTCTCAAAAGAACTGTCGGATCTTGATGCACTTTTGGCGCATTTTGCAGACCATCCTTCGATTGATTTCAGTAAAATTGCCATCATTGGGCACAGCCGCGGCGGTGGAATTTCAGTGGTAAAAGCCTATGAGGATGAACGAATTAAAGTTTTGGTAACGCTTGCCGGAGTAAGCAATTTCAATTACAGATTTCCTTCCGGCGACCGTCTGGAAAACTGGAAGAATTCCGGGGTTATGTATTCCGAAAATCAAAGAACACATCAGCAGATGCCTCACTATTATCAGTTCTACGAAGATTTTAAACAAAACGAAGAACGGTTTACGATACAGTATTGCGCACAGCATCTCGAAAAACCAATGCTTATTATTCAGGGCACTGAAGATGACGCTGTGAAGGACAAAGAAGCATTTTTGCTTCATGACTGGTGCAAGAAATCGGAACTCTATATCATCGAAGGAGCAAATCACACTTTCGGAGCAAAAGAGCCATGGATGGAACAAAGTTTGCCGCTTCACCTCGAAAATACAATTACTGAAACTGTAAGGTTTCTTAGAAAGAATTTGTAA
- the fahA gene encoding fumarylacetoacetase, whose translation MKSFVNYEQNSDFSIYNIPFGVAVFDQEYIACCTRIGDLVIDLATMYDYGFFDEIEGLNENVFEAYTLNEFIELGKPVTNAVRLKIQELLDENSKLANDEKTKEECFFDLDKVKMMMPVHIPNYTDFYSSIEHATNVGKMFRDPANALLPNWKYLPVGYHGRASSIVVSGTDIIRPKGQTKPADADSPVFGPSKQLDFELEMAFIVNKHTEMGESITTAEAEDAIFGMVIFNDWSARDIQSWEYVPLGPFLGKNFGSSISPWVVTLEALEPFRTESPKQEPAVLDYLKFKGNKNFDINLEVYLQPENGSENLISQSNYKFMYWNMTQQLAHHTVNGCNVEVGDVYASGTISGENPSSFGSMLELTWRGQNPLKLNNGEERKFINDNDTVIMRGFGDKDGIRVGFGEVSGKILPAN comes from the coding sequence ATGAAATCTTTTGTAAACTACGAACAGAACTCAGATTTTTCAATTTACAACATTCCTTTTGGAGTGGCGGTTTTCGACCAGGAATATATTGCCTGCTGTACGCGTATCGGTGATTTGGTCATTGATCTGGCAACCATGTACGATTATGGATTTTTTGATGAAATTGAAGGCTTGAATGAAAATGTTTTCGAAGCCTACACACTGAATGAATTCATTGAACTCGGAAAACCAGTAACCAATGCTGTACGTCTGAAAATACAGGAACTTCTTGATGAAAATTCCAAGCTCGCGAACGACGAAAAAACCAAAGAAGAATGTTTCTTCGATCTTGATAAAGTAAAGATGATGATGCCGGTTCACATTCCGAACTACACTGATTTTTACAGCAGCATCGAACATGCCACCAACGTCGGAAAAATGTTCCGCGATCCTGCAAATGCACTTCTGCCAAACTGGAAATATCTTCCGGTAGGTTATCATGGTCGTGCTTCCTCCATTGTAGTTTCGGGTACCGATATCATCCGTCCGAAAGGTCAAACCAAGCCTGCAGATGCCGATTCACCTGTCTTCGGGCCATCAAAACAACTTGATTTCGAGCTTGAAATGGCTTTCATTGTAAATAAACACACCGAAATGGGCGAAAGTATTACGACTGCTGAGGCTGAAGATGCAATTTTCGGTATGGTGATATTCAATGACTGGTCTGCGAGAGACATCCAGAGTTGGGAATATGTTCCGCTGGGACCGTTTTTAGGTAAAAATTTCGGAAGCTCCATTTCGCCGTGGGTAGTTACGCTCGAAGCACTGGAACCTTTCAGAACTGAATCTCCAAAACAGGAACCTGCGGTTCTAGATTATTTAAAATTTAAAGGGAATAAAAATTTCGACATCAATCTCGAAGTGTATCTGCAACCTGAAAACGGTTCCGAAAATCTTATTTCTCAAAGTAATTATAAATTCATGTACTGGAATATGACGCAACAGCTCGCTCACCACACCGTAAACGGCTGCAATGTAGAAGTTGGCGACGTGTATGCATCCGGAACAATTTCAGGCGAAAATCCGAGCTCTTTCGGTTCGATGCTCGAATTAACGTGGAGAGGACAAAATCCGTTGAAACTGAATAACGGCGAAGAAAGAAAATTCATCAATGATAATGATACCGTAATCATGCGCGGTTTTGGTGATAAAGACGGTATCAGAGTTGGTTTCGGGGAAGTTTCAGGAAAAATTTTACCAGCAAATTAA
- a CDS encoding NUDIX hydrolase, with the protein MEVFGRDLIKKIQDAELLGENAHMIYSPPYRPLFSYDEIVDRNPKYAAVNIVLYLKDNEWYFPLMVRSTNERDRHSGQISLPGGKKEETDRTFEETAKRETCEEMGIEEHYIRIIREMSPIYIPPSNFYVRPFVSYTKKNPEFILQESEAVELIEFPVSSILTLTEQPEMMVLPSSKGVEVPVINFNGYIIWGATSMILSEFSKLMKNL; encoded by the coding sequence ATGGAAGTTTTCGGGAGAGATCTTATCAAAAAAATTCAGGACGCAGAACTGCTGGGCGAGAATGCCCACATGATTTATTCGCCACCTTACCGTCCGCTTTTTTCATATGATGAAATTGTAGACAGAAATCCAAAATACGCAGCAGTAAATATTGTGCTTTACCTGAAGGATAACGAATGGTATTTCCCTTTGATGGTGAGAAGTACAAACGAACGCGACCGCCACAGCGGACAAATCTCGCTTCCCGGCGGAAAAAAAGAAGAAACTGACCGAACATTCGAAGAAACTGCAAAACGGGAGACTTGTGAAGAAATGGGAATAGAGGAGCATTACATCCGGATCATCCGCGAAATGTCGCCCATTTATATTCCGCCAAGCAATTTTTATGTAAGGCCTTTCGTTTCGTATACCAAGAAGAACCCGGAATTTATCCTGCAGGAATCCGAAGCTGTGGAATTGATAGAATTTCCCGTTTCTTCAATTTTAACACTCACCGAACAGCCGGAAATGATGGTGCTGCCAAGCTCAAAAGGCGTGGAAGTTCCCGTGATTAATTTCAACGGATACATCATCTGGGGAGCAACTTCGATGATTTTGAGTGAGTTCAGCAAATTGATGAAAAATTTGTAA